The nucleotide window ACGGAAAAAGAGTCAGAACTGCTTTTTTTCACCAGTCATATTAACCACCGTCTAAACCATACCAGTGCTGAAATTGCCACAGCACTGTTAGCCCACTTGAACGGAGTGGCTGGTTTTCGTAGTTTGAcgtcattttgaaaatgtaatcaAAATACCCATCTGATTCAGTGAAGTAGGGCCCTCTAGCGGTTCAGTAATTAACAGCAGTACATTTTCAGTTTGCGAACTAGATGAGCCACTTGACGAGATACAATCAGTAAAAGGTTCATTACAAGATTAGGGTGAACAAAATagtagcaatagttcaactatatataaattatgcaattaAGAAATCGATTGTAAATTGCGGAAACATTAAAATTGATATCTATGCTTCTAGGGGTCCAAAATACATGATCAATGTGAAAGTGCAATACGTCTTTCATATTTATGACATGTCAAAGTGAAGTGATGGTGTGCATCCCGATGCATGTAGACGAGAGAAAATGTATACTTCTAAAATCTAGCCAAAATTTGTGACCTTTGCCTTTTTATGCCATGTGAACTACCCCTATATATATTCACAATGCATTAAGACGGGGTGAAATCATGGTGTCATGTTGATATTCTGGTTTTAGCTCATTCAAATTCCTCCCACTTTTCTTAGGCCAAACACACATGAAAAATCGAACTTTGCAGTGTGGGTCAAGACTTGAGGTTTGAAAATTTAGTTAAACGTGCTTTAAAGTTTCTGTTTTTAATTCGTTTATTTGCTGAAATCAAAATTCATTTGGATGACCCTTTTATGTTATCAACCACTAGGCCCCGCGGatagctgggaaaatagtagaaattagacAAATAGAGTGAAATTGTATTAAGTGAGTCGGCTACGCAGACCGGGTCCAAtatgcgaatgaaaccctccatgacAAAAATCCCCTTGCAAATacttccctatagccggcacgGTTTGTCTGGAAGAAACTACTTCTATGTTGCCTGTCTTAATAAGATCTCATATGCACATTTAGCTTACCATTGAGTTCAGCAGATAAATACGCAATTTTATTGCTACATATACCggaaagaaacatttttttctggataTGTTTTGGTTTATATCCAATTTAGCTACTGACTCCCTGACCGATGatagtttttataggaggaggACCTGGGTCCTGGATTCTTGATCTTTAACATATTTAGCTGTCGCAAGTAAACGGAGCAGCTACACTTAATAGCTTCACACAGAAAAACATAGACGGCATGAATTACATAGCATACGACATCTCATAGTTACAAGCAGGCACAATCCTCAaataacattttgtacatgtgttttccaAAACATATCCTTCTTTTGTTTTggctgatcatattttctacacaACTTTCTATTAACTGCTAAGATGTATGGTTGAAATCAAAGAGATGTATTTCTAAATatttaaagatttttaaaaccttagatgtgttcaaaaattgtaATAACAAATGTGTAATCAAAATAACGTTTTATGTCGAGCCAAATGAGCCTAGAAATGCAATATTAACTTTTTTCAACTATTGCTGTTAACAATGTCTTTGCAGCGTTGATGGGATTAAGAGAGTAATGCATGTGAACAATGCATACATGCAAAATATTCATATAAATTTCATTATAATCCTTTCAAATAAAAGATGCACGTGAGCAACATTAGTGTCATTGTAATATGTTACGTCATATTAATTTCAAAAAGCACGCATCTTCCCAACGATGATAAAGGGTCAAGTTGAAGTTCAGCAAGATGCTGATTGCTATAATTAATTTTCAgggtgaaaaaaatggaaaattttaggttaaaaaaataaacacgattctgaaaaaaaaacctcaacCTGTCAATTGTTGATCTCGAATAAAAATGATAACGATTTTGTATTACGATTTTCAGATAAAAGTTCTCCATTCAATTTCCTAATGCTTTAGTTATGTTAATCAAACTACAATCGTAATGTTCAATCATATATGTTATTTAGGTACTAATATGCAGAACAAAATCTTGGCCTACATAACTTAGTGAAAAACTTCGGAATCATAAAATGCGCAACTAGGATCTCTAAAATATGATGCCTCGGTAAAATATATAAgccttttttctttaaatttgttaGGTGAAGAAAGGTGTAATAAATGACCATTTGAGATACTCTTCCATTAAAAGACAGACGCCATGTACAATGAATACAGTTTCAGTATGCAGGACTTAGGACTGCGATACTTTCCAGTTACACGGCGGGTGATCAAAAACGGCCTCTTCGTCCAGACTCAAGCCCATGTCCTATTTGAGCGTTTATACATGTTGTTGGCtttggttaagtttgcagcagaaAACATCATATCCTTAAgcttggttcgataaccaggctgcacaacggtaggtcaaagtgaaaatcAACGTCTTCCCCTTAAACTTAactcaaaccaaagaaatgttgatgcgcaacttATACGCACTTGGTTATgcccacaagtgtgacagggccttaaaaGTCCCTAATCGCCGGACTACGCACACGTAACAACGACAGCCGAGGTGTTGTATTGTGCACTAACCAAGGAAGCTGTAATAAACCGTGACGTGGTTGTTAACCGTTGGGCCCCCTCACACCAGGTGTGCCTTTGCAAAAGGTTCGCGACTGAAACACCCATGTAGGTCCTTAACACATAAACAACCGCTGCGTGTCCgctacagattttttttctgcagttcCACTGAAAGCCACTGTATGCCATCTTCAAAAACCAACTAAACACAAACTACACATGAGTAGCTAAAAATGACAACACAGCAATTAGGGCTCAATTGATCCTGTTTTACAGTTAGCATGCATTTGAACTGAAAAATAAATGTAGGCTACGGGTTGGAATATGTCCAGATCACTGTCCAGGTAACCCTCTACATACTGAGCAATGTTATCGAAATGATTGCTATGGACTAGATATTCAACCTTGTTAGTTGTGATTTCTTCAATCCAAATATATAATGTCTAAACGAGTAAAGAATATTCAGGATCGCAAAACAGACCATCCCACCAAAATCATTACACTGCAACCATTTCAAATACGTAAGGCCATTGTCCACATACATCAATACATTTAGAAATAAATCTAATGTTGTTCTAAAATGTTCTTGTTTGCGGTAAGTGGGTCAGTTTAGTGTAGACTGATGGGTCACGTACCGGCAACCACCGCTTCCTTTACTCTTAACCTACTGAGGTGTGAATGCGAAATGTAATGATGCTAAGACATGGAATTTATCTTTGAATGTTACAGATTGTGTTCACTGGAATAGGTGTGTGCCATCTTTGAGAGCAAGACGCCGCGATCATTTGTTAATTCTAAAAGAAGAAAAGCCATATGGCGTTTAATGTATGTTGCAAGCAGTTACAGTGAAACTGACAAATCGTTTGCTTATTTGGCATATCCGTCTTCCTTGGTGATTCAGGTATCTGTCAGGGTTCTACTACCTCTTCGCTTTCAACTGGCAGGGGTGACGGACAGTATTTCAGAATGTCCGCTGAAAGGACACCACGAATTACTAGCACCTGCGGCTTGAATGGCAGTCTTTTCAGTCGTGGACTAGTTGATAGTCCGGCTTGTTGCTGCGGGTACGGGTGCCTATGCGAATCAGtctcttattatctccatgaaaaatggagatatagttttggatgtgtcgatgaagattagacatccaggtaataagatacaccaaaaagcaattactcaaacaactggatatgattttggaaacggtcagacgtttcaagtagcatccactacttttcgtcagtgactgtgagcaagatcagttgaacagcaggtttataaccacgaactatgaattgatatgcaaataaggagaagacaaatttttagatagtccaatagaaagcgaattagacaactcaagacaaggttgaagtaaaaggggacaatagctcctattgttttaatataggagctaaagctggtttgcccccaaggctatgtcccaagtgccagacagttctacccttagccctcctttcctgttgagggttggattgtatattctctcatatattgcctcccttactccacgttcgaaccagcggggtgctaaccgctactcctcggccattttccaccacctaaaacacaaccaggggcactcgttcaatctcgaatccactgatatccttgaccgcgaaccccgctggttcgaacgtggagtaagggaggcaatatatgagagaatatacaatccaaccctcaacaggaaaggagggctaagggtggaactgtcttgcacttgggacatagccttgggggcaaaccagctttagctcctatattaaaacaataggagctattgtccccttttacttcaaccttgacttgagttgtctaattcgctttctattggactatctaaaaatttgtcttcttcttatttgcatatcaattcatagttcgtggttataaacctgctgatcaactgatcttgctcacagtcactgacgaaaagtagtggatgctacttgaaacgtctgaccgtttccaaaatcatatccagttgtttgagtaattgctttttatctccatgaaaatggagatatagttttgggtgtgtctgtgtgtctgtttgtctgtttgtgtttccgaactactgtagtcagcataactcaagaacctcttgatggattacgatgatatttggtatgtgggcaggtgtcgtgaagccgaaattcaaggccgattttgggccccctggtatgtgaccttgctactgcagcagaaattccacttttgtatctcttgacctggacgtgctatggtcttgatattttggtggcagatagcttgtgatgtaatgaagacgtggtgtgggtttgggccccctagcagcatgctctggaactgcaggggcgtcatcgtgaaaatctttgaaggagaataactgaagaaaggaacgatggatttccatgatatttagtatacaggtagcttagacaaagatgcacataatgaagtgcaaattacgCTAATTAGGACTTAgattgcataactaatgaggaaaatctatatttgcagtgttttccattataagactcaaatacatgtaacatatgtagtttatagcaagtggagcatcagcagataccaattatgcaaacgaattcctaatttgcataattaatgcaaaagtgcctgtggaaaatgataggactgacaatattgcatcatttCTAAgctagataaaggtgtttatgaccaagcatatactAAGTAAATGTgttagtcatttgcataaacagaatagttcatggagatatgaggtcgcggaactcttgttggtgtagttttgggtgtgtctgtgtgtttgtttgtgtttgcggaccactgtagtcagcataactcaagaacctcttgatgaattacgatgatatttggtatgtgggtaggtgttgtgaagccgaaattcaaggtgaattttgggccctctggtatatgaccttggtactgcagcaaaaattccatttttgtatctcttgacctgaacgtgctatggtcttgattttttttgtggcagatagcttgtggtgtaatgaagacgtggtgtgggtttgggccccctagcagcttgctctggaactacagaggcgttattgtgaaaatcttcaaagggaaataactgaacaaaggaacgatggatttccatgatatgtagtatacaggtagcttagacagagatgtacacaatgaagtgcaaattatgttaattagcacttaatttgcataactaatgaggtaaatctgtatttgcagtgttttccattatcagactcaaatacatgtaacatatgtagtttacgGAAAGTGGAtgatcaacagataccaattatgcaaataaattcctaatttgcataatttatgaaaaacaccatatctcatcttattggaaaattgtaggactgtcaatCTGATacttaatatgcaggtagcttagacagagttATACataatgatgtgcaaattatgctaattgtgacttaatttgcatagctaaggaggaaaatctttatttgcagtgttttccattatcagacttaagtgcatgtaacatatgtagtttatggaaagtggagcatcaacagatactaattatgcaaataaattcctaatttgcataattaatgcaaaaacaccatgattcatcttattgaaaaattatagcACTGTCagtattgcaacatgtgtaagttagataaaggtgttgatgaccaagcatatacatgtattatgcaaatgtgtaagtcatttgcatgaatagaattgttcatggagatatgaggtcgtggaactcttgttggatTCCAGTTTTCTACTTGTATACCAGTCTctgattgtataccagtttACAATTATATACTAGTTTTCTGATCATATAAAAGCTTTTGATTGtaatcagggtgcgaaatacttttttgagccaggttgcacggtgtgcaacctgggtagaaagctaggttgcccgtcagaatttcaggttgccccacctaaaattcactgatttcttgaaattatattttgtaagtacatagtattacatagcctttaacaatataactggtgcttaattgtgtttttgtttcaaaataaaattcaatgatatacaatgtaaataaaacaccacaacccacaacaaacaaacttatacaattcatgtgtaacacggctatctttttagtacaaataaatccttttttcaacccccatagactttttgctttttctgctctaggaagagttacactgcaatagttacactgcaataggacttgtacctgCACATTATTCTCTCCCctcacataaaagttgctactgggcatattttcaaaatctaataaaagtacacccggaataaaattacctatattttttattgaaaaattcacaggtgaTTTattaattatatacatgtatgataatcataaagataaatacaatagtctatctcattgtccagtttttatctcactgtcacaacattttaacaactttgttattctataatcattgttGCCAAGTAAAGAGtttttaaatcccagcttattattagtaaagtggctccatctccacttctgcaatttttaattttgcccccaaaaaagcactagcaacatttcgcccatagaaatacacagtaactcaaacactgccctctaccaGTTGTTGCTGGTAATGCAGATTAcacgtcattactctcgcgcaatcacgcgatatccagcgagagtcgatgaattcaacatggctcaacatggcggccaagagccgagcgctaagccgcgctctctttccgacgaattttgcgtttcaggcacaataaaacaggttgactatggatgcaaacgagtgaaaaagtatcggtaactttattaacttgtttagttgggggtcgatttatacgtttggtttgaaaatttacgagactgaaagcgagtgtgtgtgcacaccacacgggtgtgtgagcttccttggtccaattattttctacttcgtcaagtaattgccgcaaaatCGATTTCTCCGGCCCAACATTTAGGTAGCGCAccgcgcaacctgggttaagagataagttgcgccaaccaaaatattgttgcgctgcgcaagtgcgcaaccgggtatttcgcaccctgattgTATACACTTTTTCTGGCTGTATAACTGTTTTATGACTGTGTTTCTTTCTGATAGTATACACTTTTCTGAATGTAAaccagttttctgattgaatATCGTCATTATGTTATCGTCATAGAGAAAATAAGGGCCGACAGATTCAAATTTGATTTGACGAAGGTTAACCTTGTTGGATTAAGCCTCACTCTTGGCTCAATTAGCTTTCTactggactgccgggtacgggggggggggggggggggggggggctcgcCGTTCGTACGATTAGCTCACTATGATATACGTTACCGGCTCCCAGGTTGATTTTAAGGCCGAGTTAAAGTCACCCCgggcccggtagccgcaggtaTTTCCACACGGCTACGTAGGCATCAGGCCCGAAAGTGGAAAAAAACACACGTAAACTACCCTGCGGGGCCCCTTTTGCCAactgtgaccgaagcattactaGAAACCTGTCAGTCACTGTTATTGAGAACGCACATTGCCACTTGACTGAAATAGAAAGTTTTAAAATCACCCTCTGAATATTCCTGTTTGTACTGTAGTTACAATTGAACTGGATGTAAGTTACAATAGCAAACAGTGTTATATCATAGTACATCAAACGTGTTGTACTCAAAATGGCAAGAAGGATCTTCAGAAAACACGCGTACGGGGGCTCATCAAATACATTAATAGTTCATACGTACAAACTTTTTGATGTTCCTACCTCCCCTCCCAGATTAACTTATTTTCCAAGAAAATTGGTCTGCCACtcgcagaaaaacaaaatgccattctAATGCCACGTGATACCTCCAAATAAGGGCAAAAGGGAGCTTACGTCGTCAGACTAATTAAGGTGTTATTCgctatattcatatattttaaCAGAGTTATACACTGCGCGACGGCTGTCTGCAAGGTACAGTCGAAATGTCCAAGCAAGCAGAGCCGGTCCGGTCCACATTTTCCGTCCCCCGCGGCGGCCAAACCAGCCGGCCGCTGCCCTAACCCCCTCCTAGTGTTCATGAGCGCAACAGTACTTCTGAAAAGCGGCAGGAGGGACAAAGAACTTCTTCAGACATGTACGACGAAGCCGAGACAGTGTACTATACAATCAAGGAAGAAGATCTCCCGCCGTCTTTACGTAAGGCGGggcggcagcaggagtcgccACAGCCGGGGGTTGAAACCAGCGGGCCGCCGCCTCAACCCCCTCCTGTCCTTCAGAGTGGTTCATACGGGCGTGACCGCGATGACAAAGGTGCTTCTGGCAAGTtgcaagaagagaaagaagcgtCTCCACACACGAAGGAAGAAGCCGAGGCGGTGAATCGTTACGCAGCTGCAGGTAGCCGACGCTTGTGTAACGTGTTCTTCGCTGTACAATAAAAAACATAAATGTACGGTAGAGATGGTTATCTTagtatcattattttctttgcagtttCGGTgattacataatcatatgcaatTTAAATGAAGTAAATTTCAATTCCCTACTACCACAATCCAAGGGACATTATTTTACCACTCTAAACCTGAGACAAATATATCTTTAACAGACGTCACGTATCCGGGTGGAGCAAGCGGCCGCCGTGTtctctgtagcttcatccgctcccaccgTAACTGTATGGCCGCCGGGATCGCCGTGCTGCTCGCCGTAGGACTCGTccctctgacgttcatcaataaagaggtaAACACGTTTATATACGGGCtattttcttattcttttttttaaagctatcgATCAAGaaaattttgctgttttttcctCACTTTGTGCAAATACGTTTATAGGAAATATCTCAACTGTctaccactgttgacgccttgaaacgcGACCAGTACGaaatgcgccaactgtccaccgctgttgacaccttgaaggaCGACCTTGACAAGGAGCGAAACCGAACCGCCGCCTTGGAGCAGTGTCTttgcgaccaagacgacatgcgccaactgtccactaCTGCTGACGACTTGAAGGGCGACCTGGACAAGGAGCGAAACCGAACCGACGCTTTGGAGCAGCGTCTTCACGAGATCAATAAGATGTTACGTaagttgtttttctgttgttttacgTGCTATTTGTAATGACATATTGAAGAACATCATTGGTATAGAAAGAGGACAATTTGTGTCACTGGCTATCATAActccatttcatcatcatcatcatttcaggtTGTTTTCATCCCTCTGCAGAAACCCCTCCCTTGACTGGCTCCATATCATTTCCGTTGTCAAGAATGTACTGAAATGTGTATATATGCTTGTTATCACGTTTAAGTGTTTTAATGTCTGTGAGCAGTTATCAGTAATGCCGGTATCGAATAAAACTACACAACATAATAGGGAGATCTGCTGATGAAGTAAAAGTAACAAAACGTCAGTGATGGAAGTCTGGAACATTTTCAGATCTgattatttagcacatttatttagtaAGTGTTAGTAAATGATGCCAAAAGATGGAATACGTGATGTTTCGCACAAATaacacatgtaaaacatgtttcatCTCATCAATTCACCAATGCAAGACAGGAAGACAATTGAAGACAGGTCAGAGTGGAGCAGAAGGACCCactgtctcccgagatgacatcactggTGGCCGCGTTCAAGGTTCAATTCACCAATAAGAGATTGAAAGATTCCCTTTCTAGTGATTTAATTATTCAGAAATATGTTACCTCATTAATTCACTTGTAAGACTTTTTG belongs to Branchiostoma lanceolatum isolate klBraLanc5 chromosome 15, klBraLanc5.hap2, whole genome shotgun sequence and includes:
- the LOC136420271 gene encoding CD209 antigen-like, whose translation is MYDEAETVYYTIKEEDLPPSLRKAGRQQESPQPGVETSGPPPQPPPVLQSGSYGRDRDDKGASGKLQEEKEASPHTKEEAEAVNRYAAADVTYPGGASGRRVLCSFIRSHRNCMAAGIAVLLAVGLVPLTFINKEEISQLSTTVDALKRDQYEMRQLSTAVDTLKDDLDKERNRTAALEQCLCDQDDMRQLSTTADDLKGDLDKERNRTDALEQRLHEINKMLPSCPQAYTMWRKTCYKAFDIKKNFSDAAAACHEDGGTLAMPRDAETNALVTSLYKPLHGGSFLWFGLHDQREEGSFEWVDGSELGAYNNWAPGEPGDFRGKADCAAYSFVSSRKDKTYLGDRRNCHNRATRLSTIRSKTNQ